Proteins encoded within one genomic window of Stigmatopora argus isolate UIUO_Sarg chromosome 21, RoL_Sarg_1.0, whole genome shotgun sequence:
- the LOC144067534 gene encoding protein C1orf43 homolog produces MADSPPLSGVNVVLVMAYGSLVFVLLFIFVKRQIMRFAMRSRRGPHAPTGHNAPKGLREDIDSRLSKVHEIRFEPRLLHERDVRLRRGSQLSCYNYLYRMKALDAIRDSGIPMEEICSSPNAFTGRCFRSWLLELRNSHSLIKSSRGALIDRLLEGYDSARHGTGVFGEAEFLQYQQALDELADTVKAYLGNSNAEQQHQRAAMDLTASPARGAPSTIQVTYLPSTGPRSKRPKHFLELKSFKDNYNTLESTL; encoded by the exons ATGGCGGACTCCCCGCCGCTGTCGGGTGTCAATGTGGTGTTGGTGATGGCCTACGGAAGTTTG GTGTTCGTGCTCCTCTTCATTTTCGTCAAAAGGCAAATTATGCGTTTCGCCATGAGATCTCGGAGGGGCCCGCACGCACCCACCGGCCATAATGCTCCAAAA GGTTTACGGGAAGATATCGACTCCCGTTTGTCGAAAGTTCACGAGATCCGCTTCGAACCCCGTCTCCTTCACGAAAGAGATGTCAGGCTGAGGCGTGGATCGCAGCTCA GTTGTTACAACTACCTCTACAGGATGAAAGCCCTGGATGCCATTCGGGACTCAG GCATCCCGATGGAGGAGATCTGCAGCAGCCCCAACGCCTTCACGGGCCGATGTTTCCGAAGCTGGCTGCTGGAGCTCCGCAACTCGCACTCGTTGATCAAGAGCAGCCGCGGCGCGCTCATCGATCGCCTGCTGGAGGGATACGACAGCGCCCGCCACGGCACCGGG GTGTTCGGAGAGGCTGAATTTCTTCAATATCAGCAGGCGCTGGACGAATTGGCAGACAC CGTGAAGGCGTACTTGGGCAACAGCAACGCGGAGCAGCAACACCAGCGCGCGGCCATGGATCTGACGGCTTCTCCGGCCCGCGGCGCTCCGTCCACCATCCAGGTGACGTACCTGCCGTCGACCGGCCCGCGCAGCAAGAGGCCCAAACACTTCCTGGAGCTCAAGAGTTTCAAAGACAACTATAATACGCTGGAGAGCACtttgtga
- the tuft1b gene encoding tuftelin 1b isoform X2, whose product METLWTRLRQASEGPTLPWSKRRRKCLTHAAHVNVSKMSGGTTHGDLRSIESSVASARNPEQRRGTTQIVSLPEESVEVVKVYLDNRPETTDSVRMLTDEVSQIQEVRYCLKTLREQMAARQNNNVKKYPANGYTVHNTAPIGNGNNNCNNYADHNEDVENHVQNLREETKRLHAQIEAMESRHREERHRLQAESEERRADLATQSERLRRAEAESVERGRRVEGLQRLLGNTEAESGLLRDRVAAERAELLRLRAQGGEGKEEEDRCSQLETEVALHKEKIHHLDDMLKSQQRKVRQMIEQLQNSRTVLQERDRTIGDLEEKMAFLEAENRELHDHMEHLLSGREPPPLKSAENKPVVIYSKPLMPSTHGNKSLPFIKVIEIKS is encoded by the exons ATGGAGACGCTTTGGACGAGATTGAGGCAGGCATCCGAAGGCCCGACGCTCCCGTGGAGTAAAAGGCGGCGCAAATGTTTGACCCATGCGGCCCACGTCAACGTCTCAAAG ATGTCAGGAGGGACGACGCATGGCGACCTCCGGAGCATT GAAAGCAGTGTGGCGTCGGCGAGGAATCCCGAGCAGCGGCGAGGAACGACGCAAATCGTCTCCCTCCCGGAGGAAAGTGTGGAAGTCGTCAAA GTTTACCTGGACAACCGACCCGAGACGACGGACAGCGTCAGGATGTTGACGGACGAGGTGTCGCAGATCCAAGAG GTGAGGTACTGTCTGAAGACTTTGAGAGAACAGATGGCAGCCAGACAAAATAATAACGTCAAGAAG TATCCGGCCAACGGCTACACGGTCCACAACACGGCGCCCATCGGCAACGGAAACAACAATTGCAACAACTACGCTGACCACAAT GAGGATGTCGAGAATCACGTGCAGAACTTGCGGGAGGAAACCAAGCGCCTCCACGCCCAGATAGAGGCCATGGAGAGTCGGCACCGGGAAGAGCGCCATCGGCTGCAG GCGGAGTCGGAGGAGCGGCGAGCGGATCTGGCCACGCAGTCGGAGCGTCTCCGGCGGGCGGAGGCGGAGTCCGTCGAGCGAGGCCGCCGCGTGGAAGGGCTGCAGAGGCTGCTGGGAAACACGGAGGCCGAGAGCGGGCTCCTGCGGGACCGCGTGGCCGCCGAACGGGCCGAGCTACTGCGGCTCCGGGCCCAAGGCGGGGAAGGGAAAGAAGAAGAGGACAG GTGTAGCCAGTTGGAGACCGAAGTGGCCCTGCACAAGGAGAAGATTCACCACCTGGACGACATGCTGAAGAGTCAGCAGAGGAAAGTGCGACAGATGATCGAGCAG CTGCAGAACTCCCGCACCGTCCTGCAGGAGCGAGATCGAACCATCGGGGATCTGGAGGAGAAAATGGCCTTCCTGGAAGCCGAG AACCGGGAGTTGCACGACCACATGGAGCACTTGCTGTCTGGCCGGGAGCCCCCACCGCTCAAGAGTGCAGAGAACAAGCCGGTCGTCATCTACAG CAAACCTCTGATGCCATCCACGCACGGCAACAAGTCCCTCCCTTTCATCAAAGTCATCGAGATCAAGTCATAA
- the tuft1b gene encoding tuftelin 1b isoform X3: MPAVWMPVDAGKTTLVVISEQESSVASARNPEQRRGTTQIVSLPEESVEVVKVYLDNRPETTDSVRMLTDEVSQIQEVRYCLKTLREQMAARQNNNVKKQYPANGYTVHNTAPIGNGNNNCNNYADHNEDVENHVQNLREETKRLHAQIEAMESRHREERHRLQAESEERRADLATQSERLRRAEAESVERGRRVEGLQRLLGNTEAESGLLRDRVAAERAELLRLRAQGGEGKEEEDRCSQLETEVALHKEKIHHLDDMLKSQQRKVRQMIEQLQNSRTVLQERDRTIGDLEEKMAFLEAENRELHDHMEHLLSGREPPPLKSAENKPVVIYSKPLMPSTHGNKSLPFIKVIEIKS; encoded by the exons atgccggCTGTCTGGATGCCAGTTGATGCCGGGAAGACCACCTTGGTAGTCATCTCTGAGCAG GAAAGCAGTGTGGCGTCGGCGAGGAATCCCGAGCAGCGGCGAGGAACGACGCAAATCGTCTCCCTCCCGGAGGAAAGTGTGGAAGTCGTCAAA GTTTACCTGGACAACCGACCCGAGACGACGGACAGCGTCAGGATGTTGACGGACGAGGTGTCGCAGATCCAAGAG GTGAGGTACTGTCTGAAGACTTTGAGAGAACAGATGGCAGCCAGACAAAATAATAACGTCAAGAAG CAGTATCCGGCCAACGGCTACACGGTCCACAACACGGCGCCCATCGGCAACGGAAACAACAATTGCAACAACTACGCTGACCACAAT GAGGATGTCGAGAATCACGTGCAGAACTTGCGGGAGGAAACCAAGCGCCTCCACGCCCAGATAGAGGCCATGGAGAGTCGGCACCGGGAAGAGCGCCATCGGCTGCAG GCGGAGTCGGAGGAGCGGCGAGCGGATCTGGCCACGCAGTCGGAGCGTCTCCGGCGGGCGGAGGCGGAGTCCGTCGAGCGAGGCCGCCGCGTGGAAGGGCTGCAGAGGCTGCTGGGAAACACGGAGGCCGAGAGCGGGCTCCTGCGGGACCGCGTGGCCGCCGAACGGGCCGAGCTACTGCGGCTCCGGGCCCAAGGCGGGGAAGGGAAAGAAGAAGAGGACAG GTGTAGCCAGTTGGAGACCGAAGTGGCCCTGCACAAGGAGAAGATTCACCACCTGGACGACATGCTGAAGAGTCAGCAGAGGAAAGTGCGACAGATGATCGAGCAG CTGCAGAACTCCCGCACCGTCCTGCAGGAGCGAGATCGAACCATCGGGGATCTGGAGGAGAAAATGGCCTTCCTGGAAGCCGAG AACCGGGAGTTGCACGACCACATGGAGCACTTGCTGTCTGGCCGGGAGCCCCCACCGCTCAAGAGTGCAGAGAACAAGCCGGTCGTCATCTACAG CAAACCTCTGATGCCATCCACGCACGGCAACAAGTCCCTCCCTTTCATCAAAGTCATCGAGATCAAGTCATAA
- the tuft1b gene encoding tuftelin 1b isoform X1 has protein sequence METLWTRLRQASEGPTLPWSKRRRKCLTHAAHVNVSKMSGGTTHGDLRSIESSVASARNPEQRRGTTQIVSLPEESVEVVKVYLDNRPETTDSVRMLTDEVSQIQEVRYCLKTLREQMAARQNNNVKKQYPANGYTVHNTAPIGNGNNNCNNYADHNEDVENHVQNLREETKRLHAQIEAMESRHREERHRLQAESEERRADLATQSERLRRAEAESVERGRRVEGLQRLLGNTEAESGLLRDRVAAERAELLRLRAQGGEGKEEEDRCSQLETEVALHKEKIHHLDDMLKSQQRKVRQMIEQLQNSRTVLQERDRTIGDLEEKMAFLEAENRELHDHMEHLLSGREPPPLKSAENKPVVIYSKPLMPSTHGNKSLPFIKVIEIKS, from the exons ATGGAGACGCTTTGGACGAGATTGAGGCAGGCATCCGAAGGCCCGACGCTCCCGTGGAGTAAAAGGCGGCGCAAATGTTTGACCCATGCGGCCCACGTCAACGTCTCAAAG ATGTCAGGAGGGACGACGCATGGCGACCTCCGGAGCATT GAAAGCAGTGTGGCGTCGGCGAGGAATCCCGAGCAGCGGCGAGGAACGACGCAAATCGTCTCCCTCCCGGAGGAAAGTGTGGAAGTCGTCAAA GTTTACCTGGACAACCGACCCGAGACGACGGACAGCGTCAGGATGTTGACGGACGAGGTGTCGCAGATCCAAGAG GTGAGGTACTGTCTGAAGACTTTGAGAGAACAGATGGCAGCCAGACAAAATAATAACGTCAAGAAG CAGTATCCGGCCAACGGCTACACGGTCCACAACACGGCGCCCATCGGCAACGGAAACAACAATTGCAACAACTACGCTGACCACAAT GAGGATGTCGAGAATCACGTGCAGAACTTGCGGGAGGAAACCAAGCGCCTCCACGCCCAGATAGAGGCCATGGAGAGTCGGCACCGGGAAGAGCGCCATCGGCTGCAG GCGGAGTCGGAGGAGCGGCGAGCGGATCTGGCCACGCAGTCGGAGCGTCTCCGGCGGGCGGAGGCGGAGTCCGTCGAGCGAGGCCGCCGCGTGGAAGGGCTGCAGAGGCTGCTGGGAAACACGGAGGCCGAGAGCGGGCTCCTGCGGGACCGCGTGGCCGCCGAACGGGCCGAGCTACTGCGGCTCCGGGCCCAAGGCGGGGAAGGGAAAGAAGAAGAGGACAG GTGTAGCCAGTTGGAGACCGAAGTGGCCCTGCACAAGGAGAAGATTCACCACCTGGACGACATGCTGAAGAGTCAGCAGAGGAAAGTGCGACAGATGATCGAGCAG CTGCAGAACTCCCGCACCGTCCTGCAGGAGCGAGATCGAACCATCGGGGATCTGGAGGAGAAAATGGCCTTCCTGGAAGCCGAG AACCGGGAGTTGCACGACCACATGGAGCACTTGCTGTCTGGCCGGGAGCCCCCACCGCTCAAGAGTGCAGAGAACAAGCCGGTCGTCATCTACAG CAAACCTCTGATGCCATCCACGCACGGCAACAAGTCCCTCCCTTTCATCAAAGTCATCGAGATCAAGTCATAA